One Thermodesulfobacteriota bacterium DNA window includes the following coding sequences:
- a CDS encoding AURKAIP1/COX24 domain-containing protein, with protein MGSVVKKRRKKMRKHKHRKLLASTRHQRRKGK; from the coding sequence TTGGGCAGCGTAGTTAAAAAACGAAGAAAAAAGATGAGAAAACATAAACACAGAAAGCTTCTTGCAAGTACGCGTCATCAGAGAAGGAAAGGTAAATAA
- the pxpB gene encoding 5-oxoprolinase subunit PxpB, translating to MMQNNLFTKPSFRIAGDRGLLVEYGDEIDPDINNKVRSMAIVMEKESLTGVLEVIPTYRSLLIIYEPDMTNPTKLEKEILALEERLSTIKIPPPDRVEIPVCYGGKYGPDIRFVAEHNSITTDDVVRIHSRAEYQIYMIGFTPGFPFLGGLPKKLYTPRLETPRSFVPERSVGIANNQTGIYPVASPGGWQLIGRTPIKLFDPESSKPFLYKAGDRIKFTPISAEDYNRLAGEVRK from the coding sequence ATGATGCAAAATAATCTTTTTACCAAACCCTCTTTTCGTATTGCTGGAGATCGTGGGTTGCTGGTGGAATACGGTGATGAAATCGATCCTGATATTAATAACAAGGTCAGGTCCATGGCCATCGTTATGGAAAAGGAGTCATTGACAGGTGTTTTAGAAGTTATTCCAACATACCGTTCACTGTTGATTATTTATGAGCCGGACATGACAAATCCCACCAAGCTGGAAAAAGAAATTTTAGCTCTGGAAGAGCGTTTATCGACAATTAAAATACCACCACCGGATAGGGTCGAAATACCGGTTTGTTATGGAGGAAAGTATGGACCGGATATTCGGTTCGTGGCAGAACATAACTCTATAACCACAGATGATGTGGTTCGAATCCATTCAAGAGCGGAGTACCAGATTTATATGATCGGATTTACACCGGGTTTTCCGTTTTTAGGGGGGCTTCCGAAAAAACTTTACACTCCGAGGCTGGAAACTCCGCGTTCTTTTGTTCCCGAAAGGTCAGTGGGAATTGCCAACAATCAGACTGGAATATATCCTGTGGCAAGCCCGGGAGGCTGGCAGTTGATCGGGCGGACTCCGATAAAGTTGTTTGACCCGGAAAGCTCAAAGCCTTTCCTATACAAAGCAGGGGATAGGATTAAGTTTACGCCTATATCCGCTGAAGATTACAACAGACTGGCCGGGGAGGTAAGGAAATAA
- a CDS encoding TRAP transporter small permease has product MNTLVRVIDSLSDWLARISGVMLGLMTILILVEIFLWNVFTKTTLIADEYCAYGLAAIIFMGAGYCLKEKGHIRITLVLGFLPKKLSRVIACVATGITTIFMGYLWWYLFKMVSATFRYNSTSGTLTNTPLWIPQAMMLVGAGCFLIQLFATTIKTFNAIGAGEDVI; this is encoded by the coding sequence ATGAATACCCTCGTTCGCGTCATAGACAGTCTTAGTGACTGGTTGGCCAGGATTTCGGGTGTCATGCTGGGATTGATGACTATTTTAATCCTGGTTGAAATCTTTTTATGGAATGTATTTACAAAAACCACCCTTATAGCTGATGAATATTGTGCTTACGGTCTGGCCGCCATTATTTTTATGGGGGCCGGATATTGTCTCAAAGAAAAGGGACACATCAGAATTACCCTTGTGCTCGGCTTTCTTCCCAAAAAATTGTCAAGAGTGATCGCATGTGTAGCGACCGGAATCACCACCATTTTTATGGGATATCTGTGGTGGTATCTTTTTAAAATGGTGAGTGCAACATTTCGCTACAACTCAACTTCCGGCACATTGACGAATACGCCTTTATGGATTCCGCAGGCAATGATGCTAGTCGGTGCGGGGTGTTTTCTCATTCAGCTTTTTGCAACGACAATTAAAACCTTTAATGCTATCGGAGCGGGAGAGGATGTAATATAA
- a CDS encoding acetyl-CoA carboxylase — protein MSPATYKITSPLMGTFYKASAPGEKPLVEVGQKIKANKVVCVIESMKIFTELRADHEGTVIKILVDDEEPVMKNQELIEIEIDS, from the coding sequence ATGAGCCCGGCAACATATAAAATAACCTCTCCTCTTATGGGGACCTTTTATAAAGCATCTGCACCAGGAGAAAAGCCTCTGGTGGAGGTCGGTCAGAAAATTAAAGCAAATAAAGTGGTATGTGTGATTGAGTCAATGAAAATATTCACTGAGCTCCGAGCGGATCATGAGGGAACCGTAATAAAAATTCTCGTTGATGATGAAGAGCCGGTCATGAAAAACCAGGAGTTGATTGAAATTGAAATCGATTCATAA
- a CDS encoding biotin-dependent carboxyltransferase family protein: MDVFSVLTPGAYTTVQDFGRFGYQQVGIPVCGALDSFAFSMANMLVGNSVNSAALEITVMGPRLEVLGEADIAITGAEMGMTINEKPVECWRSFGVKSGDTIDIKQVKSGCRAYLSVTGGIDVPDVMGSRSTYVGGNIGGYYGRLLKQGDIIKRGKGQRQNQARQLSSVVIPKYSSNIVIHAVAGPQDDFFNESLKTLFKSEFMVSPKADRMGYRLQGPVITHRDNVPKSIISEPSVPGGVQIPADGQPIILMVEQTVGGYAKIATVISTDLDKIAQATPGDTICFEQVTLEKAHALYHDRHKLMKEIEEKHIIAAYSR, encoded by the coding sequence ATGGATGTATTTTCAGTCCTCACACCCGGCGCCTATACCACAGTTCAGGATTTTGGCCGTTTCGGGTATCAACAGGTAGGCATACCGGTTTGTGGCGCTCTTGACTCATTTGCTTTTAGTATGGCGAATATGCTGGTGGGAAATTCCGTTAACAGTGCCGCGTTGGAAATTACTGTTATGGGACCTCGCCTTGAAGTACTGGGTGAAGCAGATATCGCCATAACCGGTGCAGAGATGGGAATGACCATAAATGAAAAACCGGTGGAATGTTGGAGATCATTCGGGGTAAAATCCGGGGATACTATTGATATTAAACAGGTTAAAAGTGGTTGTCGGGCTTACCTTTCAGTGACCGGCGGCATTGACGTTCCCGATGTGATGGGAAGCCGTTCAACCTATGTGGGTGGCAATATCGGTGGGTATTACGGTCGTTTGCTTAAGCAGGGGGATATTATTAAAAGAGGAAAAGGGCAACGGCAAAACCAGGCGCGGCAACTTTCTTCCGTTGTGATACCAAAATATTCCTCTAATATTGTTATTCATGCGGTTGCCGGGCCTCAGGATGATTTTTTTAATGAAAGTTTAAAAACTTTGTTTAAATCAGAATTTATGGTCAGCCCAAAGGCGGATCGAATGGGATACAGGCTCCAGGGTCCTGTAATAACTCACCGGGATAACGTGCCCAAAAGTATTATTTCGGAACCAAGTGTGCCCGGTGGTGTTCAAATCCCTGCGGATGGGCAGCCGATCATACTGATGGTAGAGCAAACCGTGGGCGGATATGCAAAAATTGCAACCGTTATCTCCACAGATCTTGACAAAATTGCGCAAGCGACACCAGGAGACACGATCTGTTTTGAACAGGTGACTCTGGAAAAAGCGCATGCATTGTATCATGACCGTCATAAGCTGATGAAAGAGATAGAAGAAAAGCATATCATTGCGGCTTATAGTCGATAG
- the accC gene encoding acetyl-CoA carboxylase biotin carboxylase subunit, whose product MKSIHKILIANRGEIALRVIRACKEMGITSVAVYSDADKDSLHVKYADEAVNIGPPLSRKSYLNMDHIIEAALDKQVDAIHPGYGFLSENESFAKACSENGIIFIGPTAECIAMAGNKSAARKKITAIGVPIIPGSNSVISSAKQAIHIATDVGYPVIIKASGGGGGRGMRIAHNKQELTEAISIASGEARAAFGNSDLYLEKYIEKPRHIEIQILGDSFGNYIHLGERECSIQMRYQKLIEESPSPFVDYALRNKLGETAILIARSIGYTNAGTMEFLLDRNKNFYFMEVNARVQVEHPVTEMVSGIDIVQQQILIASGSKLAFKQDDIQLNGWSMECRINAADPADNFMPSPGKIENLVIPGGPGVRLDTHIYNNYEISPFYDSLIGKLVVWGNDRPMAIKRMQRALAEFSIQGIKTTTGFHERVFQDPDFIKGDIHTHFLEKFDAFV is encoded by the coding sequence TTGAAATCGATTCATAAAATACTCATCGCCAACAGGGGTGAAATTGCTCTCCGGGTGATTCGTGCATGCAAAGAAATGGGAATTACTTCCGTGGCTGTTTATTCAGATGCAGATAAAGATTCCCTTCACGTAAAATATGCAGATGAAGCTGTCAATATCGGCCCTCCTTTAAGCAGGAAAAGTTACCTGAATATGGATCACATTATTGAAGCCGCACTGGATAAACAGGTGGACGCCATCCACCCCGGATACGGTTTTCTTTCAGAAAATGAATCCTTTGCAAAAGCCTGCTCGGAAAACGGCATCATATTTATCGGCCCCACAGCTGAGTGCATTGCCATGGCCGGCAATAAGTCTGCTGCCCGTAAAAAAATAACCGCCATAGGTGTTCCGATTATTCCCGGAAGTAATAGCGTCATCTCTTCTGCAAAACAAGCCATTCATATCGCCACAGATGTAGGCTATCCTGTTATTATAAAGGCCTCTGGTGGCGGAGGCGGCAGGGGCATGCGTATCGCCCATAATAAGCAAGAGCTGACTGAAGCAATTTCTATTGCCTCCGGCGAAGCCAGAGCGGCCTTCGGCAACTCGGATCTCTATCTTGAAAAATACATTGAAAAACCACGGCATATAGAAATTCAGATACTGGGAGACAGTTTTGGCAACTATATTCATTTGGGTGAACGGGAATGCAGCATTCAGATGAGATATCAGAAACTGATTGAAGAGTCTCCATCACCTTTTGTCGATTACGCATTGCGAAATAAATTGGGAGAAACGGCTATTCTTATTGCGCGTTCCATCGGTTACACCAATGCCGGTACCATGGAATTTTTGCTTGATCGCAATAAGAATTTTTATTTTATGGAAGTAAATGCCCGGGTTCAGGTTGAACATCCCGTAACCGAAATGGTTTCCGGTATCGATATCGTCCAGCAGCAAATTCTGATTGCCTCCGGCAGCAAACTGGCGTTTAAGCAGGATGATATTCAATTAAACGGATGGTCAATGGAATGCAGGATTAACGCTGCCGATCCTGCAGACAACTTTATGCCTTCGCCCGGAAAGATAGAAAATCTTGTTATCCCCGGCGGCCCCGGGGTCAGGCTGGATACCCATATTTATAACAACTATGAAATTTCTCCTTTTTATGATTCCCTTATCGGAAAACTGGTGGTGTGGGGTAATGACCGTCCCATGGCAATCAAGAGAATGCAACGCGCCCTGGCAGAATTTAGCATACAGGGCATTAAAACGACCACCGGTTTTCATGAGAGGGTATTTCAAGACCCAGACTTTATCAAAGGGGATATCCATACCCATTTCTTAGAAAAATTTGACGCTTTTGTATAA
- the hflC gene encoding protease modulator HflC, whose translation MKSKGIIIIILIAAIILVYNSAYVVDETEQVVITQFGRITGESKTTPGLRFKIPFIQNANVFNKNLLEWDGDPGQIPTLDKTFIWVDTFARWKIVDPVKFFQTVNNRFNAITKLNDIIDPAVRNYITSYSLIEAVRKTNRELGIDEIGLEDIKSDQQASYAISFGREKITEGIMKQAQPKLAQFGIELVDVKIKRINYVESVRKSVYDRMIAERNQIAEKFRSEGRGEARKIIGEKERDLKKITSQAYKTAQEIKGKADAEATKIYAKAYGLDPEFYSFTRTLEIYNEALDEKSSLVLSTDSEFLKYMKGYSR comes from the coding sequence ATGAAATCAAAAGGTATAATAATAATAATTTTAATAGCCGCAATAATTTTAGTCTATAATTCAGCCTATGTAGTGGATGAGACTGAACAGGTGGTAATCACCCAGTTCGGCAGAATCACCGGGGAATCAAAAACGACCCCTGGTCTTAGGTTTAAAATCCCCTTTATCCAGAATGCGAATGTTTTTAATAAAAATCTGCTGGAATGGGATGGTGACCCCGGCCAGATACCGACACTGGATAAGACTTTCATATGGGTGGACACCTTTGCCAGATGGAAGATAGTTGATCCGGTTAAGTTTTTTCAGACAGTAAACAACCGGTTTAATGCCATAACCAAGCTCAACGATATCATTGATCCGGCTGTGCGAAATTATATTACCTCTTACAGCCTTATTGAGGCGGTACGTAAAACCAATCGGGAGTTGGGGATAGATGAGATCGGGCTTGAAGATATTAAATCAGATCAACAGGCGTCATATGCGATTTCGTTCGGCAGGGAAAAGATAACCGAGGGGATTATGAAGCAGGCCCAGCCGAAACTGGCTCAATTCGGCATCGAACTGGTAGACGTTAAAATAAAGCGGATTAATTATGTGGAGTCTGTAAGAAAATCGGTTTATGACCGGATGATTGCAGAGAGAAACCAGATTGCTGAAAAGTTTCGTTCCGAGGGAAGGGGCGAAGCCCGCAAAATTATCGGTGAGAAAGAGAGGGATTTAAAAAAGATCACCTCCCAAGCATATAAGACAGCCCAAGAGATTAAGGGTAAGGCTGACGCCGAGGCAACCAAGATCTATGCCAAAGCCTATGGTTTGGATCCGGAATTCTATTCGTTCACCCGGACCCTTGAAATTTACAACGAAGCTTTGGATGAAAAAAGTTCTCTCGTTCTTTCAACCGACTCGGAATTTCTAAAATATATGAAAGGGTATTCCCGGTAA
- a CDS encoding creatininase family protein, which produces MEKQVWLQNLTWEEVQAKTEKSRGTIILPIGSTEQHGYHLPVGTDTMVANSIAEAAAEKAKVLVAPPLWFGWSPHHLVLPGTITIRAEVLIEVVYDIIQSLYRHKFDKFILLNGHRIVNVTWLQIAAERAKRELGVKIVIFDPAYMSKEFKNDLEWGEVGHAEEIEGSHMWYCYPDLVKMERAKDNAHNHNSLYHVDPKYKGDTLCYVPSSPAEMKELAQKSGGTSGEPSKASQEGGKKYHQHLVDRMVEVIEFLQE; this is translated from the coding sequence ATGGAAAAACAGGTTTGGTTACAGAATTTGACGTGGGAAGAGGTTCAGGCAAAGACCGAGAAAAGCAGGGGAACAATTATTCTGCCAATTGGCAGTACCGAACAGCACGGGTATCATCTTCCGGTTGGAACAGATACCATGGTGGCCAATTCAATAGCGGAAGCCGCAGCAGAAAAAGCCAAAGTGCTGGTTGCACCACCCCTCTGGTTCGGCTGGAGCCCTCATCACCTCGTTCTTCCGGGGACGATTACCATAAGGGCTGAAGTGCTGATTGAGGTTGTGTACGATATCATTCAATCATTGTATCGTCACAAATTTGATAAATTCATCCTGTTAAACGGGCATCGTATCGTTAATGTCACCTGGCTGCAAATTGCGGCTGAAAGGGCAAAAAGAGAACTTGGGGTTAAAATCGTTATATTTGACCCGGCCTATATGTCAAAAGAGTTTAAAAATGACCTGGAATGGGGCGAAGTGGGGCATGCCGAGGAGATTGAAGGATCGCATATGTGGTATTGTTATCCTGATCTGGTAAAAATGGAACGGGCCAAAGACAACGCGCATAATCATAACAGTCTATACCATGTGGATCCAAAGTATAAAGGAGATACATTGTGCTATGTTCCCAGCAGTCCTGCAGAAATGAAAGAGCTTGCACAAAAATCAGGCGGAACTTCCGGTGAACCAAGCAAGGCTTCGCAGGAAGGCGGAAAAAAATATCATCAACATCTCGTTGACAGGATGGTAGAGGTGATTGAATTTCTACAGGAATAA
- the rplM gene encoding 50S ribosomal protein L13 codes for MKKYTYSAKNSDNKGKWWFVDANGEILGRLATRIAARLRGKHNPLFTPHVDTGDWVVVVNADKIILTGKKMEKKNYYRHSGYIGGLKTTTARDLIEKSPEDLLRFAVKGMLPKNRLGRKLFKKLKVYAGDKHPHDAQMPEIMQQ; via the coding sequence GTGAAAAAATATACCTATAGCGCAAAGAACTCTGACAATAAGGGCAAATGGTGGTTTGTTGATGCAAACGGCGAAATTCTGGGTAGACTGGCAACCAGGATAGCTGCGCGTCTAAGAGGTAAGCATAACCCTCTGTTTACGCCTCACGTTGATACCGGTGACTGGGTAGTGGTGGTAAACGCGGATAAAATTATTCTCACCGGAAAAAAAATGGAAAAAAAGAATTATTACCGGCACAGCGGCTATATTGGCGGACTGAAAACAACTACAGCGAGAGATCTGATAGAAAAAAGCCCCGAAGACCTTCTACGTTTTGCTGTTAAAGGAATGCTGCCAAAAAACAGGCTGGGAAGAAAGCTATTTAAAAAGCTAAAGGTATATGCAGGTGATAAACATCCCCACGATGCACAGATGCCGGAAATCATGCAACAATAA
- the rpsI gene encoding 30S ribosomal protein S9: protein MEKENIYYATGKRKNAIAKTWMKPGKGEIIINDRPVDEYFRVESAKSKLIKPLLLTNKLESYDVKVRVLGGGFAGQAGAIRHGITKALILIDPDLRATLKKAGFVKRDSRVKERKKYGQKGARARFQFSKR, encoded by the coding sequence ATGGAGAAAGAAAACATTTATTACGCAACCGGAAAAAGAAAAAATGCGATAGCCAAAACCTGGATGAAACCCGGAAAAGGTGAAATCATTATAAATGATCGTCCGGTAGATGAATACTTTCGTGTTGAATCAGCAAAAAGCAAACTCATTAAACCACTGCTACTTACCAATAAACTTGAATCATATGATGTGAAAGTACGGGTACTTGGTGGAGGCTTTGCAGGGCAGGCCGGTGCAATAAGGCACGGTATTACCAAGGCGCTTATACTGATCGACCCTGACCTCAGGGCGACCTTGAAAAAGGCCGGGTTTGTCAAGCGAGATTCAAGAGTCAAGGAAAGAAAAAAGTACGGACAGAAAGGTGCAAGAGCGCGATTTCAGTTTTCCAAACGTTAA
- a CDS encoding TRAP transporter substrate-binding protein, giving the protein MKKVILVMLCLGVVIVFAASDVLAKTKWDVHLNYPAGNFHSKGAQRFADRVKEATNGELEIVLHPGSALGFKGPELLRAVAEGQLSLAEIPTGMVEGDGPVLALTAQPFLSTNAFEQRLLYQIAKPTYAKILKKFNQITLYTSVWPFSGIYTQRSIKSEADLKGLKMRVYDGTGLNFGKATGIAARKMPFSEVYPAMKAGLLDSMYTSSVSGVDAKAWEVLKYFTPINIVGPVNMMNVNIKAWNKLPKSIQAKVLEIAADMEDEMWNLAGDMDRKSKATLIENGMTINPVSKKFRSELEKIGSELRATWAKKAGKDAQKILKEYDKITGR; this is encoded by the coding sequence ATGAAAAAAGTAATACTTGTAATGCTTTGTCTTGGTGTGGTGATTGTATTTGCCGCTTCTGATGTATTGGCAAAAACAAAATGGGACGTTCATTTGAATTATCCGGCAGGTAATTTTCATTCAAAAGGCGCTCAACGGTTTGCTGACAGGGTAAAGGAAGCCACCAATGGCGAACTGGAAATTGTACTTCATCCGGGCAGCGCCCTTGGATTTAAGGGTCCGGAATTGCTTCGTGCAGTTGCAGAAGGCCAGCTTTCCTTAGCTGAAATTCCCACCGGAATGGTGGAAGGAGATGGTCCTGTTCTTGCGCTGACTGCACAACCATTTTTATCAACCAATGCTTTTGAACAAAGACTGTTGTATCAAATAGCCAAACCGACATACGCAAAGATACTTAAGAAATTCAACCAGATTACTCTTTATACATCTGTCTGGCCTTTTTCCGGGATCTATACCCAACGCTCTATTAAGTCTGAGGCTGATCTTAAAGGACTTAAAATGAGGGTGTATGACGGTACTGGTCTTAATTTTGGTAAGGCTACCGGCATTGCGGCACGAAAGATGCCTTTTAGTGAAGTGTATCCTGCCATGAAGGCCGGGCTGTTAGACTCCATGTATACATCATCCGTGTCAGGTGTGGATGCAAAGGCATGGGAAGTGCTCAAGTATTTTACACCGATCAATATAGTTGGCCCGGTGAATATGATGAATGTCAACATCAAGGCATGGAATAAACTGCCGAAAAGTATTCAGGCAAAGGTATTAGAAATTGCCGCTGATATGGAAGACGAAATGTGGAACCTGGCAGGTGACATGGATCGTAAGAGCAAAGCGACGCTTATAGAAAACGGAATGACTATTAACCCTGTGAGTAAAAAGTTCCGCTCAGAGCTTGAAAAAATCGGCAGCGAACTGAGAGCTACCTGGGCAAAAAAGGCCGGAAAAGACGCCCAGAAAATTCTAAAAGAATATGACAAGATTACAGGACGTTAA
- a CDS encoding TRAP transporter large permease subunit has translation MEASMGYMSFIVFGILFLTLASGIWVGFSLFIVGFMGMVLFGTLPAGNNMASSLWATCEKWEYVALPLFILMGEILYRSGISEKLFKSLVPWLYRLPGGLLLMNIISCTLFAAVSGSSAATTATVGRITLAEFDKLGYDKRLAMGSLAGAGTLGFLIPPSLIMIVYAILAEVSIGKMFMAGILPGLLLAGIYSSYIIYRGIRNPGIAPRTQESYSWKERLVGLKDIAPVLILILMVLGSIYGGIATPTEAAALGVLGATIFAYINRRMNKKIMFECLIGAVKTNAMIMLIVVGAGFLSRVMGFLGIPTAITTAITELNLSPYTLMLLLGGFYILLGCLLDGFSIVVMTLPIALPMVVAVGFDPIWFGIYLILMVEVSQITPPVGFNLFVIQGLTGEPIVQIAKYAFPFFLLMLITTAILTIFPEIALILPKLMVGK, from the coding sequence ATGGAAGCGAGCATGGGATACATGTCCTTTATCGTGTTTGGAATTCTTTTTTTAACCCTGGCTTCCGGCATCTGGGTCGGTTTTTCCCTTTTCATCGTAGGTTTTATGGGGATGGTTCTTTTCGGCACTCTACCCGCTGGAAATAACATGGCCTCATCGTTGTGGGCAACCTGTGAAAAATGGGAATATGTGGCTCTTCCTCTTTTTATACTTATGGGTGAGATACTGTACCGATCCGGAATTTCTGAAAAACTCTTTAAATCTTTGGTTCCATGGCTTTATCGCCTCCCGGGGGGTCTTCTTTTGATGAATATTATCTCGTGCACTCTGTTTGCCGCTGTTTCAGGCTCAAGTGCTGCTACAACTGCCACAGTAGGGAGGATAACTCTGGCAGAGTTTGATAAACTCGGTTACGACAAGCGTCTGGCCATGGGGTCTCTGGCCGGGGCCGGAACACTCGGATTTCTCATTCCACCTTCCTTGATCATGATTGTTTATGCCATTCTCGCCGAAGTTTCCATCGGTAAAATGTTTATGGCCGGTATCCTTCCGGGTTTGCTTTTAGCGGGAATTTATTCGAGCTATATTATTTACCGGGGCATAAGGAATCCTGGAATTGCACCCAGAACACAGGAGAGCTACAGCTGGAAGGAGCGTCTGGTGGGTCTTAAGGACATCGCTCCGGTACTTATTCTCATCCTTATGGTTTTAGGAAGCATTTACGGGGGGATTGCGACTCCCACAGAGGCGGCTGCTCTGGGTGTTTTGGGAGCAACCATATTTGCCTATATCAACCGACGGATGAATAAAAAAATTATGTTTGAGTGTCTGATTGGCGCAGTCAAGACCAACGCTATGATTATGCTGATTGTGGTTGGAGCGGGTTTTTTATCAAGGGTAATGGGATTTCTCGGAATACCGACCGCCATCACCACAGCCATAACAGAGCTGAACCTTTCCCCTTACACGCTGATGTTGCTTCTGGGCGGGTTCTATATTTTATTGGGATGCCTTCTGGACGGTTTTTCCATTGTGGTGATGACGCTGCCCATCGCGCTACCAATGGTTGTTGCAGTTGGTTTTGATCCAATATGGTTCGGCATATATCTTATTTTAATGGTGGAGGTCAGCCAGATTACGCCGCCGGTGGGATTTAACCTTTTTGTTATACAAGGCTTGACCGGTGAACCGATTGTACAAATCGCCAAATATGCGTTTCCATTTTTCCTGCTGATGCTTATTACCACAGCTATTCTTACAATTTTCCCGGAAATTGCGCTGATACTTCCAAAATTGATGGTAGGAAAATAA
- a CDS encoding 5-oxoprolinase subunit PxpA encodes MKAIDLNSDVGESFGAYKLGMDEEVIKYITSANIACGWHAGDPSVMEKTVKMAVEHGVGVGAHPGYPDLLGFGRRNMNCSTKDVKDYLVYQIGALEAFCKVHGTRLCHVKPHGALYLTAVENQEVARAVAEAIVSVNDDLFYVALAGKKGERMREIGQEVGLKVVYEAFPDRVYTPEGNLLSRKLPGAVIKDPEVVSKRALKMAKEGQVIAVDGKTIPLEVQTLCVHGDTPTAVDLVKSIRTILKDNRVEVKPMIEFA; translated from the coding sequence ATGAAAGCAATAGACCTTAACAGCGATGTGGGCGAAAGCTTTGGTGCATACAAGCTCGGTATGGATGAAGAAGTGATAAAATATATCACATCTGCAAACATTGCTTGCGGATGGCATGCCGGGGACCCCTCCGTAATGGAAAAAACAGTAAAAATGGCAGTTGAGCACGGGGTCGGTGTCGGAGCGCACCCGGGATATCCTGATTTGCTCGGTTTCGGACGCCGGAATATGAACTGTAGCACAAAAGATGTTAAAGACTACCTGGTCTATCAGATTGGCGCTCTTGAAGCATTTTGTAAAGTACATGGGACCCGGTTATGCCATGTCAAACCTCATGGTGCATTGTACCTTACGGCAGTTGAGAACCAAGAAGTTGCCCGTGCGGTTGCTGAAGCCATCGTCAGTGTGAATGACGATCTTTTTTACGTTGCTCTTGCAGGTAAAAAAGGCGAGCGTATGAGGGAAATCGGTCAGGAGGTGGGTTTAAAAGTGGTTTATGAAGCGTTTCCTGACCGGGTCTACACGCCGGAGGGAAATTTGCTGTCGCGAAAGCTTCCTGGAGCGGTGATCAAAGATCCCGAAGTTGTATCCAAACGGGCATTGAAAATGGCCAAGGAGGGCCAGGTGATCGCAGTAGATGGTAAAACTATCCCTTTGGAGGTCCAGACCCTTTGCGTTCACGGTGATACGCCGACTGCTGTTGATCTTGTCAAAAGCATCCGGACAATACTTAAAGATAACAGAGTCGAAGTTAAACCCATGATAGAATTTGCCTGA
- a CDS encoding GntR family transcriptional regulator encodes MQNIYVKYIFEVIDLLQKNISFKENGKIITNNKKPLGAAAYEKIYRKIISLEYEPGQRLEENQLVKQLGIGRTPIREALLTLSADMMVESQPNKGFVVSPITIQKTKAAFTALKILELGVAGLAVQRDVTHYLSQMEIANRSLKDVMEKMNILGLVEANSAFHSYFAHCSNNDYLIQSLHKVRCETNRLAYLSYGNEIDPCNSLHEHYQSVISEHNDIINYIKKRDETGLNETICRHIKTFQKRIIRYMAS; translated from the coding sequence ATACAAAACATATATGTCAAGTATATTTTCGAAGTTATTGATCTTCTGCAAAAAAATATCTCTTTTAAGGAGAATGGAAAAATAATTACCAATAATAAGAAACCGCTGGGTGCCGCCGCTTACGAAAAAATTTACCGAAAGATTATCAGTCTGGAGTATGAACCGGGCCAGAGGCTGGAAGAAAATCAGCTTGTGAAGCAACTGGGAATCGGGCGAACTCCAATAAGAGAAGCTCTTTTGACTCTGTCAGCCGATATGATGGTTGAATCACAGCCCAATAAGGGGTTTGTGGTCAGCCCCATTACGATTCAAAAAACAAAAGCGGCATTTACCGCATTAAAGATTCTGGAACTGGGTGTGGCTGGTCTGGCTGTTCAGCGGGATGTCACCCACTATCTGTCACAAATGGAGATCGCCAATCGTTCGCTTAAAGACGTAATGGAAAAAATGAACATTCTTGGTCTGGTTGAAGCCAACAGCGCTTTTCACAGCTATTTCGCACACTGTTCAAACAACGACTATCTTATTCAGAGCTTGCATAAGGTTAGATGTGAAACAAACAGGCTGGCCTATTTATCCTATGGCAATGAAATAGATCCGTGTAACTCCCTGCACGAACATTATCAATCTGTTATCAGTGAACATAATGATATCATTAATTATATAAAAAAACGAGACGAGACCGGGCTTAACGAAACCATCTGCCGGCACATTAAAACGTTTCAAAAACGGATTATCCGCTATATGGCTTCATGA